One window of the Rhodococcus sovatensis genome contains the following:
- a CDS encoding long-chain fatty acid--CoA ligase, producing MRNQGVGSWIRRRSRQCPRASALEFRGQVLTYEQLDERTTRLAHVLQGLGVGKGDRVGLLSTNHPSYLEVLFSCGILGAVFVPLNARLTASEVAFAVKDSGLSVLVHSEALDDVAAAAAGDTRRIRLGDDYDALIAAAESTLIDEPVEGEDLCFVMYTSGTTGKPKGVVMTHSNVLFAVLNGVLDLDLCSDEAALVCAPLFHTAALDMVALPVLFKGGAVVIEEGFDAGRVLDIIESRSITYTFGVPTILDALVAHRRWDETDLSSLRRIVVAAAPVPPRTLRAYSERGIKMCQGYGLTESGPGATILASVDAERKMGTAGVPHTFTDVRIVDALSQPVSPGERGEIQIQGPNVMKEYWGRPEATADVFDDGWLRTGDIGVADDEGFVTIVDRLKDMIISGGENIYPAEVEAALLELPGIESCAVFGVPDDKWGESAVAAITVVEGMHVALDSIAAALGDRLARYKIPKRYVLVDDIPRNPTGKIRKNVLREKYSGLVI from the coding sequence ATGCGTAATCAAGGAGTTGGCTCGTGGATCAGGCGGCGCAGCAGACAGTGTCCGCGTGCCTCGGCGCTCGAGTTTCGTGGACAGGTGCTCACCTACGAGCAGCTCGACGAGCGGACGACGCGGCTCGCCCACGTTCTACAGGGGCTCGGTGTCGGTAAAGGCGATCGAGTCGGACTTCTGTCAACCAATCATCCTTCCTATCTGGAAGTGCTGTTCTCCTGTGGCATCCTCGGAGCCGTTTTCGTTCCCCTCAACGCTCGATTGACAGCATCGGAAGTGGCTTTTGCGGTGAAGGATTCGGGTCTGTCGGTGTTGGTCCACTCCGAGGCACTCGATGACGTCGCCGCTGCGGCGGCGGGCGACACGCGGCGTATTCGCTTGGGTGACGACTACGACGCGCTCATCGCCGCGGCGGAGTCGACGCTCATCGACGAGCCGGTGGAAGGTGAGGATCTGTGCTTCGTCATGTACACCTCCGGCACGACGGGTAAACCCAAGGGTGTGGTGATGACGCACAGCAACGTGCTGTTCGCCGTTCTCAATGGTGTTCTCGATCTCGACCTGTGCAGTGACGAGGCCGCACTGGTCTGCGCACCTCTGTTTCACACCGCGGCACTCGACATGGTGGCCCTGCCGGTTCTGTTCAAGGGCGGTGCAGTGGTCATCGAGGAGGGATTCGACGCGGGACGAGTCCTCGACATCATCGAATCACGGTCGATCACCTACACGTTCGGGGTGCCGACCATCCTCGATGCGCTCGTAGCTCACCGGAGGTGGGACGAGACCGACCTGTCCTCGCTGCGCCGGATAGTGGTGGCCGCCGCGCCGGTACCGCCGCGAACCCTGCGCGCCTACTCCGAACGCGGTATCAAGATGTGCCAAGGCTATGGACTGACCGAAAGCGGGCCAGGCGCTACCATTCTCGCCTCGGTCGACGCAGAACGAAAGATGGGCACCGCGGGCGTGCCACACACGTTCACCGACGTGAGAATCGTCGATGCACTGTCGCAGCCGGTGTCGCCCGGCGAGCGGGGTGAGATCCAGATCCAAGGTCCCAATGTGATGAAGGAGTACTGGGGTCGCCCCGAAGCGACGGCGGACGTGTTCGACGACGGCTGGCTGCGCACCGGCGACATCGGAGTCGCGGACGACGAAGGCTTCGTCACGATCGTCGATCGCCTCAAGGACATGATCATCTCCGGCGGCGAGAACATCTATCCCGCCGAAGTCGAGGCAGCGCTGCTCGAACTTCCCGGTATCGAAAGTTGCGCGGTGTTCGGGGTGCCGGACGACAAGTGGGGCGAATCGGCGGTAGCTGCGATCACCGTCGTCGAGGGGATGCACGTCGCACTCGACTCCATTGCCGCCGCTCTCGGTGACCGGCTCGCTCGATACAAGATCCCCAAGCGGTACGTGCTCGTCGACGACATCCCCCGCAATCCGACTGGCAAGATCCGAAAGAACGTTCTGAGAGAGAAGTATTCGGGACTTGTCATCTAG
- a CDS encoding siderophore ABC transporter substrate-binding protein, whose protein sequence is MNTVRRSRLFLAVAATSMLVLGACSTDTTVDAGSGDTVTVDTANGAVEVPANPQRVVALDNTSFETLKAFGVEPVALPKPIMPYEGFEEWIDNEEILDVGTHREPNLEVVSEAEPDLIIGGYRFQEYTDELNRIAPTLDVSPTDVGYIESLKSQTSALGEVFGKQEQASQIIAQLDAAADDAAARTGGETVFLANVSAGKIDNGAQRIGRLMEPLTLTDVFAGEAGDVHGDSGLAPETVAQANPDWVIVLDRDAAAGEPGAAPAKVVFDAQEAFANTTFTTRNQIVYLDPYFYTRESIQAYTQAFESISDAFANAG, encoded by the coding sequence GTGAACACCGTTCGCAGATCCAGGCTGTTTCTCGCAGTTGCAGCTACGTCGATGTTGGTTCTGGGTGCGTGTAGTACCGACACAACAGTGGACGCGGGTTCCGGGGACACGGTCACTGTCGACACCGCCAACGGTGCCGTCGAGGTCCCCGCGAACCCCCAGCGAGTGGTGGCACTCGACAACACTTCCTTTGAAACCCTGAAGGCATTCGGAGTGGAACCCGTTGCGCTTCCCAAGCCGATCATGCCGTACGAAGGATTCGAGGAGTGGATCGACAATGAGGAAATTCTCGATGTCGGAACACACCGTGAGCCGAATCTCGAAGTCGTCAGCGAGGCCGAACCGGACCTGATCATCGGTGGATACCGGTTCCAGGAATACACGGACGAGCTGAATCGGATTGCTCCGACCCTCGACGTCTCGCCCACCGACGTGGGCTACATCGAATCCCTGAAGTCCCAAACTTCGGCTCTGGGAGAGGTATTCGGCAAACAGGAACAGGCGTCGCAGATCATCGCACAGCTGGACGCCGCCGCGGATGACGCTGCGGCTCGGACCGGCGGTGAGACAGTTTTCCTGGCGAACGTCAGCGCCGGTAAAATCGACAACGGTGCACAACGTATCGGACGACTGATGGAACCGCTGACCCTCACCGATGTGTTCGCGGGCGAAGCCGGTGATGTGCACGGTGATTCGGGGCTGGCCCCCGAGACCGTCGCCCAGGCCAACCCCGATTGGGTCATCGTGCTGGACCGTGACGCGGCAGCCGGCGAACCCGGCGCGGCACCGGCCAAGGTTGTCTTCGATGCGCAGGAAGCCTTCGCCAACACTACGTTCACAACCAGGAATCAGATCGTCTACCTCGATCCGTACTTCTACACCCGTGAGAGCATTCAGGCCTACACCCAGGCATTCGAATCGATCTCGGACGCATTCGCGAATGCGGGATAA
- a CDS encoding ABC transporter permease: MKNAVLLPIVVVIVLVLAVASLFVGGFDISVETLLNDAEARDMFLISRVPRTLALIFAAMAMSVSGVIMQMITQNKFVEPTTAGTAQWAGLGVLFALIILPAADPMTKMVVATGFALFGTIIFIAVLRRLSVRSSLIVPLVGIMLGAVVSAVTTFLAGTFDLLQSMSAWRSGGFSSVVRGFYEPLWAVLIIAVLAFALANRFTVAGLGKDLATNVGLRYEQVVFIGVAMVAVATGVTTVVVGFIPFLGLIVPNLVSMMLGDDVHKNLPWVALVGAGLLLACDLIGRVVVAPMEIPASVILGVVGAIVFIALIVRQRRHVSA, encoded by the coding sequence ATGAAGAACGCAGTTCTGCTCCCGATAGTTGTCGTGATCGTCCTCGTTCTGGCTGTAGCCTCGCTCTTCGTAGGCGGTTTCGACATATCGGTGGAGACATTGCTGAACGACGCCGAGGCGCGCGACATGTTCTTGATTTCGCGAGTGCCGCGGACGCTGGCTCTGATCTTTGCTGCGATGGCGATGAGTGTCTCCGGCGTGATCATGCAGATGATCACCCAGAACAAGTTTGTCGAGCCCACTACCGCCGGAACTGCTCAGTGGGCTGGGCTGGGCGTCCTTTTCGCGTTGATCATTCTGCCTGCGGCCGACCCGATGACGAAGATGGTCGTTGCGACAGGGTTCGCATTGTTCGGAACGATCATCTTCATCGCCGTGCTCCGCAGGCTGTCGGTGCGGTCGTCGCTGATCGTGCCACTGGTCGGCATCATGCTCGGTGCAGTCGTCAGTGCAGTCACCACGTTCCTGGCAGGGACTTTCGACCTCCTCCAATCGATGTCGGCGTGGCGGTCCGGTGGCTTCAGCAGTGTCGTACGTGGCTTCTACGAGCCGCTGTGGGCGGTGCTGATCATCGCCGTTCTGGCATTCGCACTGGCCAATAGGTTCACCGTCGCCGGGCTGGGTAAGGATTTGGCAACCAACGTCGGGCTTCGGTACGAGCAGGTCGTGTTCATCGGAGTCGCAATGGTCGCCGTGGCGACCGGAGTCACCACCGTGGTGGTCGGGTTCATTCCGTTCCTCGGCCTGATCGTGCCCAACCTGGTGTCGATGATGTTGGGTGACGACGTACACAAGAATCTCCCGTGGGTTGCACTCGTCGGCGCCGGGTTGCTGTTGGCCTGCGACTTGATCGGACGCGTGGTTGTGGCACCGATGGAGATACCTGCTTCGGTGATTCTCGGTGTCGTCGGCGCAATCGTATTCATCGCTTTGATCGTGAGGCAGCGTCGTCATGTCAGTGCTTGA
- a CDS encoding iron chelate uptake ABC transporter family permease subunit, whose protein sequence is MSVLESRRRSRITGPATYGKDRPRFTPTMRLILLSVVLAIAIACFLLLFVRGSFAFAFPRRLNMLGAMAVAAFTHGLGTVVFHTVTNNRILTPSIIGFDSLYVLMQTLTVFVFGGTAIANTEGIPKLLAQTALMVALATILYRWMFSGKLGSLFLMLLVGVVIGLAFDSISTFLQRLLSPTEYDLLSVKLFGRLSAVKGDYLPLAFAVCVFAGVILWKRRHHLDALLLGREAAMGIGVSYKRELTIMLVLIALLVAFSTALVGPMTFFGFIVATLAYQLAGSYRHIFVLPMAFLLGMLTLVLGQFVMQHIFYAGGFLTVIIEFVGGILFIGMILRKGTL, encoded by the coding sequence ATGTCAGTGCTTGAGAGCCGCAGGCGATCTCGAATCACGGGACCGGCCACCTATGGCAAGGACCGTCCGCGGTTCACGCCGACGATGCGGCTGATCCTTCTGTCGGTCGTTCTCGCCATTGCCATAGCGTGCTTTCTGCTCTTGTTCGTACGTGGATCGTTCGCGTTCGCTTTTCCGCGGCGGCTGAACATGTTGGGAGCCATGGCTGTTGCAGCGTTCACGCACGGTTTGGGCACCGTGGTGTTCCACACGGTCACCAACAATCGAATACTCACACCCTCGATCATCGGGTTCGACTCACTCTACGTGTTGATGCAAACCCTGACTGTGTTCGTATTCGGTGGCACTGCCATCGCCAACACCGAGGGCATTCCGAAATTGTTGGCGCAGACGGCATTGATGGTGGCACTCGCGACGATCCTGTACCGATGGATGTTCTCGGGGAAGCTGGGCAGCCTGTTCCTGATGCTTCTCGTCGGTGTGGTGATCGGACTCGCGTTCGACTCCATCTCGACGTTCCTGCAACGGTTGCTGTCACCGACCGAATACGACTTGTTGTCGGTCAAGCTGTTCGGCCGCCTCAGCGCAGTAAAGGGAGATTACCTTCCACTTGCTTTCGCGGTATGCGTGTTCGCCGGTGTGATCCTGTGGAAGCGGCGTCACCATCTCGACGCCTTGCTGCTCGGTCGCGAGGCAGCGATGGGAATCGGCGTGTCCTACAAGCGCGAGTTGACGATCATGCTCGTGTTGATCGCACTTCTCGTAGCCTTCTCGACAGCCTTGGTCGGGCCGATGACGTTCTTCGGCTTCATCGTTGCCACGTTGGCCTACCAGCTCGCCGGCAGCTACCGGCACATTTTCGTGTTGCCGATGGCCTTCCTACTCGGAATGTTGACACTGGTTCTCGGACAGTTCGTCATGCAACATATTTTCTATGCAGGTGGATTCCTCACCGTCATAATCGAATTCGTCGGTGGCATTCTGTTCATCGGCATGATTCTGCGTAAGGGCACGTTGTGA
- a CDS encoding ABC transporter ATP-binding protein gives MIDFREVTKSYQDHTVLGPVTGTIADGGITALVGPNGAGKSTLLTVIGRLLDPTTGVVTVGDLDVRTTKSAELAKHLSILRQENHITARLTVRELVGFGRFPHSKGRLGPNDIEHVDRALEFLNLDALADRFLDQLSGGQRQRAFVAMVLAQDTKYVLLDEPLNNLDMKHSVLMMQQLRRAADELDKTIVLIVHDINFAAAYSDRIIALRDGVIVTSGTADDMMQDDVLTDVFDTPVRVHVIEGQRTAVYVR, from the coding sequence GTGATCGATTTTCGTGAGGTAACCAAGTCGTACCAAGACCACACCGTGCTCGGACCGGTCACCGGCACGATCGCCGATGGCGGAATCACGGCACTCGTCGGTCCCAACGGTGCTGGAAAATCGACGCTGCTGACGGTGATCGGCCGGCTACTCGACCCGACGACGGGCGTGGTCACCGTCGGGGATCTCGATGTCCGTACGACCAAATCCGCCGAGTTGGCCAAGCACCTGTCGATTCTGCGGCAAGAGAACCACATCACTGCGCGGTTGACCGTGCGGGAGCTCGTCGGATTCGGGCGGTTCCCACACTCGAAAGGCCGCCTCGGACCCAACGACATCGAGCATGTCGACCGAGCTCTAGAGTTCCTCAACCTGGACGCGCTGGCCGACCGGTTCCTCGACCAACTATCCGGAGGCCAGCGTCAACGCGCGTTCGTTGCCATGGTCCTGGCGCAAGACACGAAGTACGTGCTGCTCGATGAACCGCTGAACAATCTCGACATGAAGCACTCGGTTCTGATGATGCAGCAACTACGACGAGCCGCCGATGAACTCGACAAGACCATCGTTCTGATCGTGCACGACATCAATTTCGCTGCTGCGTACTCCGACCGCATCATCGCATTGCGCGACGGTGTCATCGTGACCAGCGGAACCGCTGACGACATGATGCAGGACGACGTACTCACCGACGTCTTCGATACTCCGGTGCGGGTCCACGTGATCGAGGGTCAGCGCACAGCGGTCTACGTTCGCTGA
- a CDS encoding PaaX family transcriptional regulator C-terminal domain-containing protein, with protein MSPIPHVDSDDPLAARSPKRLLFAVLAEQIVMGVRAPLLASTYVSILSGAGVKPATTRAKLDRLVVEGYLVRSKDGRGVQYELTPSGFDTLRTLQNRMEDPNPFEARGSGWTLVTFTVPEQQRAVRQRLRAALTWEGFVPLRDGLWIAPGEADLDEVLDPMHAELSESSLVAFHAHDLPNFSLDPLARTAWNLKGALEAHTRFDECWGDAATVDTTASPLSDLMLLGADWYALLRADPRLPAELLDEGWPSDRSTRIYRARRQQLAPAAHEAFNTAIHR; from the coding sequence GTGAGCCCGATCCCGCACGTCGACAGCGACGACCCACTGGCAGCTCGTAGTCCCAAACGACTGCTGTTCGCAGTATTGGCAGAACAGATCGTGATGGGAGTCCGAGCTCCACTGCTCGCGTCGACGTACGTGTCGATTCTGTCCGGTGCCGGAGTCAAACCGGCGACGACGCGAGCCAAACTCGACCGTTTGGTCGTCGAGGGGTATCTGGTTCGATCCAAGGATGGCCGGGGCGTCCAATACGAGCTCACGCCCAGCGGCTTCGACACACTGCGGACGTTGCAGAACCGCATGGAAGATCCCAACCCTTTCGAGGCTCGCGGATCTGGCTGGACACTTGTGACGTTCACGGTTCCCGAGCAGCAGAGGGCCGTCCGGCAACGCCTCCGAGCTGCGCTCACCTGGGAGGGTTTTGTTCCATTGCGGGACGGTCTGTGGATTGCACCGGGCGAAGCAGACCTGGACGAAGTTCTCGATCCCATGCACGCCGAGCTTTCCGAGTCGAGCCTCGTGGCCTTTCACGCGCACGACCTACCCAACTTTTCACTCGACCCGCTTGCCCGGACGGCATGGAACTTGAAGGGTGCGCTCGAGGCACACACCCGCTTCGACGAATGCTGGGGCGACGCGGCAACCGTCGACACCACGGCATCGCCGTTGTCCGACCTCATGCTGCTGGGAGCCGACTGGTACGCACTTCTGCGTGCCGACCCACGCCTACCGGCCGAACTACTCGACGAGGGCTGGCCCTCGGATCGATCGACACGGATCTATCGTGCGCGGCGTCAACAGCTCGCCCCCGCCGCGCACGAAGCGTTCAACACGGCGATTCACCGCTGA
- a CDS encoding alpha/beta hydrolase: MFTKSETVPRPIDPAIADYVSRFDAAMSEPGNTISEARARYRQLLAEQGAPDEAVISRHLTIPTRHGDLPARLYLPHNAAALMIYAHGGGFAVGDLDSPDRVLHTVSLGADVAILSLDYALAPENMYPIAFEQCKDAILWAEDNRDLLGVSGPLGMAGDSAGGNLTALLSHWAANEGGPTISWQALINPVLDFLALEGEVRGSYAHYGASPMLSTDTMRGFMFSYFVDHAARVDSSPLHVIGDYSILPPTFVAAGQCDALRDEGICYASRLAVAGVPVSLSVYEGMPHNFITLTRFSESAQHFVEDFVREARRWAHR, from the coding sequence ATGTTCACCAAGAGCGAGACCGTTCCACGTCCCATCGACCCCGCGATCGCCGACTACGTATCTCGATTCGACGCCGCCATGTCCGAACCCGGCAACACCATATCGGAGGCCAGGGCGCGGTACCGACAACTCCTCGCGGAGCAGGGCGCGCCGGATGAGGCCGTAATCAGCCGCCACCTCACAATTCCGACGCGTCACGGCGATCTGCCTGCGCGCCTTTATCTCCCGCACAACGCTGCGGCACTGATGATCTATGCGCACGGCGGCGGATTCGCCGTCGGGGACCTCGACAGCCCTGACCGCGTACTGCATACAGTGAGCCTCGGAGCCGACGTCGCCATCCTCTCGCTCGACTACGCACTGGCGCCCGAGAACATGTATCCCATTGCGTTCGAACAGTGCAAGGACGCGATCTTGTGGGCGGAGGACAATCGGGATCTGCTCGGCGTTTCCGGGCCCCTCGGTATGGCAGGTGACTCAGCCGGCGGAAATCTGACTGCACTGTTGTCGCATTGGGCGGCCAACGAAGGCGGGCCCACGATCTCCTGGCAGGCGCTCATCAACCCCGTACTGGATTTTCTTGCCCTCGAGGGTGAAGTACGCGGTTCCTACGCGCACTACGGCGCGAGCCCGATGCTGAGCACCGACACCATGCGCGGATTCATGTTCTCGTATTTCGTCGACCACGCGGCGCGGGTCGACTCGAGCCCCCTCCACGTCATCGGTGACTATTCGATCCTGCCACCCACGTTCGTCGCGGCCGGGCAATGCGATGCGCTCCGCGACGAAGGCATCTGTTACGCATCGAGGTTGGCGGTGGCGGGAGTGCCTGTCTCCCTCTCTGTGTACGAGGGTATGCCGCACAATTTCATCACCTTGACTCGCTTCAGCGAGAGCGCGCAGCACTTCGTCGAAGACTTCGTCCGAGAGGCGCGCCGGTGGGCGCACCGATGA